The DNA window GTGTATTGACTAATGATGGTGTTGTTGATATAAGCTATTGATAGTGATGGTGGTAGAAGTTGAATGTAGTAGTTTGGTGGTGGTTGATAGTTGGACAATAGTGATAATTAATGATTGTGGTGATAGATGATGGTGGCTAACAATATAATTGTGACTTATCATAGTGATTGCCGATAAAGTTCGATGATTTTTATTCCAATTATGATTGGTGCCAATAATAATTGTAAATAATAGATGATGCTGGTTATGATGCATGaagaacatatttatttttagtgactgatttttttcaagtattaaaaacatataaatatttatttttcaaatcgaAATCATACATGACTTAGGAAATTACTGTTGTTTCACCTCAGTATAAAATAtgtgaaataattaaaaaaaatcaaacatctACCCGTGATTAAACTCACCATATACAAAAGTCTTTTGAGCCATTTATACCCATATAAAAAAGTTAGATTAATAAACATCCATGTGAGATGAAATCGTGATATAAAATTAAGTTAAGTTTTATGTGGAcatgtaatttaaatttttaagttgtatttttggctcataaaattaaaatctccATAAGTtattaaaactatcaaaataccccaaattattttttacaatcttaccaaataagaaAAAGTTCATAACAAAAGTATAATACACTATCAaaatgtttttctaaaaaaaaaatacaacatttatTGATTGAACTTTAATTTAGTTCAATAAAATGGTAACATTAAGCATGAGTTGTAGTGTAGTACTCTTTAATATAATTGaacattgtcaatatctttAGTAATTAtatcatcatgttcatatttagtaaatattttattactcCTTCGGTATTCTTGCACAATATTATGTagatatatgatttttttttatataaaatataaacttgtgcgTCAATTTTTGTAGTTGAAAATGTGACATCATGATATAAAATTtccaaatcaaatattttttggagaatttgggatttcatctcataatttgaaatcatgagatgaaagcACTTGTCCAAATACTGattttcatctcatgatttcaaatcacaagatgaaatcacatgtccaaacgcCTACAAATTAAGCAcataattttgatgaaaatcgaACAAACATTAAATTAACATAAAGCACTTGACTTACTATCATTACTCCTCTTAAACTATGCTatagataaatatattaaaatacaaattagttTGTGTAATTAACTATTGAaactataatttcttttaacaaaaatagaaagtaaCCTTTTTTTATGTGAAGATGCTATAAGAGTTGCAAAGAAATTAAACTTGAGTTTTTTCAAGAATATCATTGCATTTGTTATTGAAAGCATAAGATTTACGAAAAAACatctactccctccgtcccattttatgcggcaacatttgaccggacacggagtttaagaaataaatgaagactttgaaatgtttaccaaattggcctttaaaaagtagactttttttctctctcctcataactgtattggagtattattttaagattaagtgggaccaacaaggataaaagaggaattgtactTTTATAAACTTgccatataaggaaatgtgacattctttttgggactgaccaaaaaggaaatgttgccacataaaatgggacggagggagtatttctttctattttgtgatattctagaactttattaagtattaaaatattaattaatgtgtatatatatatatataaattactaTCATACTAGCAATTTCATCATTATTTCGTTAGATGatatcttttttattgtttCCTCCAATATTACTTcacacaatttttaattttacataatatataactaagtatttattttctACCAGAAAATGGATAACCACCACAAAGTTGATCGTAGAGATGCAATAATGGCAATTCCGATATCTTCTGTTGCACCACAAGCTGGTGTGTCATTGGTAagctttaaaaaaattctttattgtTTAACATACTTATTATAAGGTATTTAGTTCTTCTTCTATTAAGACAGGTATACAAATCTTTTGTTCTATTCGATAAGAACTTTTCTAGTATTAGTAATCTTACGGaagaaagataatttttttctagagCTAGCACATCTAAGTCACATAACAATAACATTTAACTATAtctcaattcaaaaaaaaatgaatttggctatatgaatcctcatttCTCTATTTAAACTAAACTGATCATGCTATAgtgacataaataaaaaaaaagtaaaacaataatTTGAATACATAtaagtaatagtaatagttgTAGTGTATTAGAAGTTTTCTAGCAAGTTTAAATCctcatttttttatgattatatataagACGTCAAAATCTGAATGCATATCTGAATGATAGAAGTGCATGAATCTTTGAATAGACATCTCAATATTAAGAGAATGCATTAAGATCTGAATGCTAAAAAATATGTCTGCTTATTACTGTACATCTTTTAGTTTAAGAATTTCCTTAGAAATAGAAgcctttaaaattaattttcacccaaaatattaatttggttaGAATGAAATTCTGATTTTGGATGGAACTTTTCATCTAACATTCAATTATTTAGTGAAACTTTAGAGATGCATAGCCACAACCATCATTGATGTTGTTACAAAATGCATAAGATTGATGGACAAGTATTTTTTAGGGCATTCTAGCActttgtgtgtgtatatatatatatatatatatatatcttactAGCAAACAAGCGATTTTGGTGTTTTTTTGAGAACCTTCTTAATTACTTCACACAATTTTTCAgtttataaaatatctaattatttttttcatactaaAATATGAATAAGCTGGATCGAATGGATGGTGATGAGGATGCAACATTAACAGAAGTTCCTATATCTTTTATCGCACTGGAAAAAGCAAAGGTTGATGTTTTACAGGTACACTTTTGAAAAgttcttctcttttttgttttgaaagGTTCTTCCAATTATAAGttgattgtttttttccttttatgacATGTACACAAATcttttgatgaattcttgaacaattttttaataataatggtTTTATGAAAACACGAGAAATGTTCTTCTCTAAAGCTAAATGGTATGAATTGTATTATAACAACAACATTTAAATAAGCTATAtcgataataataataataaaaaacaacaacaaatcaagTGTAATCTCATGAAATGGGGTTCTCAATTACTTCACACAATTTTTCAgtttataaaatatctaattattttttccatacTAGAATATGGATAAGCAGGACCAAAATGATGGTGATGAGGATGCAACATTAACAGAAGTTCCTATATCTTTTATCGCACTGGAAAAAGCAAATGTTGATGTTTTGCAGGTACACTTTTGAAAAGttcttttcttttagttttgaaaGGTTCTTCCAATTATAGATTtgcttttttttccttttaaaacatgtacagaaatcttttgatgaattcttgaacaactttttaatattaataattttatgaaaacagTAGAAATGTTCTTCTCTAaagctaaaagatatgaattgtattacaacaacaacatttaaATATGCCATAtcgataataataataaaaaacaacaataaaccTAGTGTAATCCGATGAAATGGGGTTTGCGAAGAATAAAGTTTACACATACCTTACCATTACCTTGGAAGTAGAGTAGTTGTTTCTGATAAACCCTTAGCTCAAAGAAAAAATAGTCCaaagcaatatatatatatatatataatagtaacAATAATAATACTTTTAAAGGTCATCTAACAAGCTAATTCTAGAGTTTCATTCAAAATTAATCGTACAAATACGTCGGAAACAATTATAGGCCTGACCTAACCTTCTAGACAAAAATAGAAGAAACATACTTCATTGTATTGTGCTGTCCATGCCATGATCCTTTAGAATATAAAATGTGGATGCTTCAATATTTTGTGTATTACTTGATGACAAAATGTTGATTCTCCCCACTTTGTCCAGATAATTACCTTTTGAGAATGgatatttgataaatttgaatTCCATAACTAATGTTTTGATTGCAGAATGAAATGCTACCAAAAAATATGCATTACATTCATACACATACATTTGAACATAGAAAGCGAAATTGGATCATCAAGAATATTTCTCGCCCAGGTGGTTTAATAATTGATTATGTAAGTTTTCTTTTGATTAATATACATGTTTTCCTGCCAACAAAACCTGCCAACAAAAAtcgattatattttttatttgatgaaattatgacaaaataaatattctatAATTGTCGGCAAACAGGTCTACCATCATTTGGAGACAAACAAAAAGTTTCGATCTTTGATAGAGGTTTACAAATTTCTTGTATATGGGGAAGTTCCTGAAATAACGAAGAGAttaagagaaaatgaagaaccATTGCAGGTTAgctcaaaaatattatattagaaTTAATAGTGAGATCGACTCTTTATGCATGATcattaaaatgatttaatttgCAGGTGACACCGAGACGTAAACCACATGTGCGCggtaaaaaattgataaaaaaatatgtagttGGAACATGTATCGAATCTTGCAACGGGATTTACATTAAAAATCGGGGAGAAGCTAACTACTTATCCGAACGTGACATCCCTTCAAACATTGGTAAGCAAAGTTAAGAAAGTCACaataaaacatatattgttcctctatatattgtttttattattattgtttgtaTTTTCACGTTCATTGTCCTTGCCCTAGTtaattcttataatttttattttttatggccagaaaaaaagagaaaaagagaaaacgaAGATTTATATGGGCATCACCAGGTGAACTTGGGAGATGATGAAACACGTGGCAACTCAGGAGATGCTGCATTAAGTACTCCCGTACACTCTTTTCTTTACCTTTGGGATTTTGAGCTCATACCCGAGGCACACAATGAAAATCTTTCCTAGAAAATTTGTAATTGTATTAGTTTTTCAACTGAATATTGAAGAAAGTTATTTGTCTTagattatttatgaaaaatataaaattatgactGTATCGTAATGTGCATTATGCTTAAAGTTTTCGTTTTCCCATTTCTAAGACTAACAATTTtgtttagaaaaatttatagtactatttttgtcccaatattattgtttatattaataatcgtaaatataataaaattgttttaCATGTTGATTGGACTTTTCCCCCTTTATTGAAAGACAAAATTGTCATTTTGTTATAAATATAGTGAATGTTTATCTTTTAGAGAAAATTAGGAATCCTAACTTTTGGACCAAGTCAATTTTTTACTATAAATAAAAGGGggattttcttcttattttatagTTTTACAATACACTATCAGCATGAGACTACCATCTAAATATTGAAGACTAAGATATGATATTTCTCAAGAAAGTTATCCAATTATGAAGGCATTTGTTTGATTGATTTTGCTACAACacatattatattcaaaaacgaaaagtatttttctcatttaa is part of the Solanum stenotomum isolate F172 chromosome 8, ASM1918654v1, whole genome shotgun sequence genome and encodes:
- the LOC125875135 gene encoding uncharacterized protein LOC125875135, coding for MDNQSKIHGDEDAMLMDVPIFVITPQKSKVDDLENMDTLFKVDVEDAIVAISISSVAPQDDGLENKVGDEDATLREVPISFFALQESKDDVVEKMDNHHKVDRRDAIMAIPISSVAPQAGVSLNMNKLDRMDGDEDATLTEVPISFIALEKAKVDVLQNMDKQDQNDGDEDATLTEVPISFIALEKANVDVLQNEMLPKNMHYIHTHTFEHRKRNWIIKNISRPGGLIIDYVYHHLETNKKFRSLIEVYKFLVYGEVPEITKRLRENEEPLQVTPRRKPHVRGKKLIKKYVVGTCIESCNGIYIKNRGEANYLSERDIPSNIEKKRKRENEDLYGHHQVNLGDDETRGNSGDAALSTPVHSFLYLWDFELIPEAHNENLS